A window of Suncus etruscus isolate mSunEtr1 chromosome 4, mSunEtr1.pri.cur, whole genome shotgun sequence contains these coding sequences:
- the DNAJB7 gene encoding LOW QUALITY PROTEIN: dnaJ homolog subfamily B member 7 (The sequence of the model RefSeq protein was modified relative to this genomic sequence to represent the inferred CDS: inserted 2 bases in 2 codons; deleted 2 bases in 1 codon) — protein MLNYYDVLGVQRYASAGEIKKAYHKVALKWHPDKNPENKEEAEKKFKEVAEAYEVLSNDEKRDIYDKYGKDGLNGRGGSHLDDXFEYSFIFRQPDDVFREFFGEKRYHSPFHFFENSFDDLFGSPTSCYGCRCRGSRSFLSNAYEEPVFDRLSCDVEYPTYGSLGREDLNSPSSLLFSDMGIGSYMPFSEVKTADQIVNGGYVDTKRIFDYDPEIETEEDSEFKSXYVPGIADEDSLLECGCRRVSNCPAMCCSPKHIPQYTFVDNEEQGIPWVPAAGNPSLFSMGFKEGGKRKKKKHKEAKKQSPRRNR, from the exons ATGTTGAATTACTATGACGTTCTAGGAGTGCAGAGATACGCGTCAgctggggaaattaaaaaggctTACCACAAAGTGGCACTTAAATGGCACCCTGATAAGAATCCGGAAAACAAAGAGGAAGCCgagaaaaaattcaaagaagtAGCGGAGGCATATGAGGTACTATCAAATGACGAAAAGCGAGACATTTATGATAAATATGGCAAAGACGGGTTAAATGGCAGAGGGGGAAGCCATCTGGATG TCTTTGAGTATAGCTTTATATTCCGTCAACCAGATGACGTTTTCAGAGAGTTTTTTGGGGAAAAGAGGTACCATTCTCcctttcatttctttgaaaaCTCATTCGACGACCTTTTTGGCAGTCCAACAAGCTGTTATGGATGCAGATGCAGAGGCTCAAGATCCTTTCTCTCTAATGCCTACGAAGAGCCGGTTTTCGACAGACTTTCATGCGACGTGGAATATCCGACATACGGTTCACTGGGCCGCGAGGACCTTAATTCACCGTCTTCCCTGCTGTTCAGTGACATGGGGATCGGCAGCTACATGCCTTTCTCTGAAGTTAAAACTGCAGATCAAATTGTTAATGGCGGCTATGTCGATACAAAGAGAATTTTTGACTATGACCCAGAAATAGAAACTGAGGAAGACAGTGAGTTCAAGT TCTATGTACCTGGCATAGCAGATGAAGATAGCCTCCTGGAATGTGGGTGCAGGCGCGTCAGCAACTGCCCAGCAATGTGCTGCAGCCCCAAACACATCCCACAATACACTTTTGTGGACAATGAGGAGCAAGGTATACCTTGGGTC CCAGCAGCTGGGAATCCTTCTCTATTCTCAATGGGGTtcaaagaaggaggaaagaggaagaagaagaagcataAAGAGGCGAAGAAGCAGTCACCAAGGAGGAATCGTTAA